A single region of the Pseudomonas solani genome encodes:
- a CDS encoding cell envelope integrity protein TolA, giving the protein MARLLCLLLPAFYCCSLLAGELDGRYQANLDGQPTELVLRQDGQAVSGQYVENGSLRLDLKGSFDGQVLRAEISVPQSGQVVATLAARYADAQLATRIAARDPRNGQVLERQALFLRADQANAQAQPQSTGGGLDPALVGNWVHEKIINSSGGTGFASFNTVMTLRLGADGSVAQWTRSAGGGGDWSYDSPGQLQYSGQWRSDNGVLLVRQQGAADYQPAARYRFSDPYLVTEGTGGKMIWQRR; this is encoded by the coding sequence ATGGCCCGCCTTCTCTGCCTGCTGCTACCCGCCTTCTACTGCTGCTCCCTGCTGGCCGGCGAACTCGACGGCCGCTACCAGGCCAACCTCGACGGCCAGCCCACCGAACTGGTGCTGCGCCAGGACGGCCAGGCGGTAAGCGGCCAGTACGTGGAGAACGGCAGCCTGCGCCTCGACCTCAAGGGCAGCTTCGACGGCCAGGTGCTGCGGGCGGAAATCAGCGTGCCGCAATCCGGCCAGGTGGTCGCCACCCTCGCCGCCCGCTACGCCGACGCCCAGCTCGCCACCCGCATCGCCGCCCGCGACCCGCGCAACGGCCAGGTACTGGAGCGCCAGGCACTGTTCCTGCGCGCCGACCAGGCGAACGCACAGGCACAGCCCCAAAGCACGGGCGGCGGCCTGGACCCGGCCCTGGTGGGCAACTGGGTGCACGAGAAGATCATCAACAGCAGCGGCGGCACCGGCTTCGCCTCCTTCAACACCGTGATGACCCTGCGCCTCGGCGCCGACGGCAGCGTGGCGCAATGGACCCGCTCCGCCGGCGGTGGCGGCGACTGGAGTTACGACAGCCCCGGCCAGTTGCAATACAGCGGCCAATGGCGCAGCGACAACGGCGTGCTGCTGGTACGCCAGCAAGGCGCCGCCGACTACCAGCCCGCCGCCCGCTACCGCTTCAGCGACCCCTACCTGGTCACCGAGGGCACGGGCGGGAAGATGATCTGGCAGCGGCGCTGA
- the amn gene encoding AMP nucleosidase, which yields MPIVTQDTPEFLIASTAEEAVDRLAELHGRATSALSQALKLYLKERAEPDAAQRAQFRYPELRITYRCQGEVPSTVRAYAKMQVPGTYSVTVTHPAAFRKYLLEQLRPLMSDFTVQVEVGVSQQNIPYPYVVEQGDELAGTDVTAAALARVFPSTDLSAATDGVADGLYDWEQADPLPLALFDAARVDFSLRRLVHYTGSDWRHVQPWILLTNYHRYVDQFIQHGLTQLREDPRFVRMVLPGNVLVERDMNEETMQAVIDSVVWHRYQMPAYHLIAADGHGVTLVNIGVGPSNAKNITDHLAVLRPHCWLMIGHCGGLRQSQTIGDYVLAHAYMRRDGILDRVLPPHIPLPALAEVQQALQDAAALVTGEHGEDLKRRLRTGTVLTYDDRNWELRWAQERPLINLSRAVAVDMESGTIAAQGYRLRVPYGTLLCVSDKPLHSEIKLPGSASAFYQRAVSQHLRIGIAALDLLRTQLNSLHSRKLRSFDEPPFR from the coding sequence ATGCCGATCGTGACCCAGGATACCCCCGAGTTTCTCATCGCCAGCACCGCCGAAGAGGCGGTCGACCGTCTGGCCGAGCTGCATGGCCGCGCCACCTCAGCGCTGAGCCAGGCCCTCAAGCTCTACCTCAAGGAACGGGCCGAGCCGGACGCCGCCCAGCGCGCGCAGTTCCGCTACCCGGAGTTGCGCATCACCTATCGCTGCCAGGGCGAGGTGCCGTCCACCGTCCGCGCCTACGCCAAGATGCAGGTGCCGGGCACCTACAGCGTCACCGTCACCCACCCCGCGGCCTTCCGCAAATACCTGCTGGAGCAGCTGCGCCCGCTGATGAGCGACTTCACCGTGCAGGTGGAGGTGGGCGTGAGCCAGCAGAACATCCCCTACCCCTACGTGGTCGAGCAGGGCGATGAGCTGGCCGGCACCGACGTGACCGCCGCCGCCCTGGCGCGGGTGTTCCCCAGCACCGACCTGTCCGCCGCCACCGATGGTGTCGCCGACGGGCTCTATGACTGGGAGCAGGCCGACCCGCTGCCCCTGGCACTGTTCGACGCGGCGCGGGTGGATTTCTCCCTGCGTCGCCTGGTGCACTACACCGGCAGCGACTGGCGCCATGTGCAGCCCTGGATCCTGCTGACCAACTACCATCGCTACGTCGACCAGTTCATCCAGCACGGCCTCACCCAGCTGCGCGAAGACCCGCGCTTCGTGCGCATGGTCCTGCCCGGCAACGTGCTGGTGGAGCGGGACATGAACGAGGAGACCATGCAGGCGGTGATCGACAGCGTGGTCTGGCACCGCTACCAGATGCCGGCTTATCACCTGATCGCTGCCGACGGCCATGGCGTCACCCTGGTCAACATCGGCGTCGGCCCGTCCAACGCCAAGAACATCACCGACCACCTGGCGGTGCTGCGCCCCCACTGCTGGCTGATGATCGGCCACTGCGGCGGGCTGCGGCAGTCGCAGACCATCGGCGACTACGTGCTGGCCCACGCCTACATGCGCCGCGACGGCATCCTCGACCGGGTGCTGCCGCCGCACATTCCGCTGCCGGCCCTAGCCGAAGTGCAGCAGGCCCTGCAGGACGCGGCGGCACTGGTTACCGGTGAACATGGCGAAGACCTCAAGCGGCGCCTGCGCACCGGCACCGTGCTCACCTACGACGACCGCAACTGGGAGCTGCGCTGGGCCCAGGAGCGCCCGCTGATCAACCTGTCGCGGGCGGTGGCGGTGGACATGGAAAGCGGCACCATCGCCGCCCAGGGTTATCGCCTGCGGGTGCCCTACGGCACGCTGCTGTGTGTCTCCGACAAGCCGCTGCACAGCGAGATCAAGCTGCCGGGCTCGGCCAGCGCCTTCTACCAACGTGCTGTCAGCCAGCACCTGCGCATCGGCATCGCCGCGCTGGACCTGCTGCGCACCCAGCTCAACTCGCTGCACTCGCGCAAGCTGCGCAGCTTCGACGAGCCGCCGTTCCGTTGA
- a CDS encoding acyl-CoA dehydrogenase family protein has translation MNLHQFAETHDVLNQVPSLDGANLYRVDLPLQEWTRRYDGGWAEAQLDHYGAAAGGALMAAGFLANENKPVFKSHDRYGNRIDLVEFHPAYHELMASAIAAGIPSLPWTDPRPGAQVARAALNYLHNQPEAGNACPLTMTYASVPALKLQPDIAEKWLPKILSTQYDPRNLPMEQKSGVTIGMAMTEKQGGTDVRANTTRAHPVGIPGPGQAYELVGHKWFCSAPMCDAFLALAYTDKGLSCFLLPRHRPDGTRNQFYIQRLKNKLGNWANASSEVEYRGALAWMIGEEGRGVPTIIEMVSLTRFDCMIGSSSLMRQALTQAAHHCAHRKVGGRVLADQPLMQNVLADLALESEAALALTMRMGRALDHAHDEQEDKFARLVTAVGKYWICKRAPAMINEAQECMGGAGYVEETILPRLYREAPVNSIWEGSGNVQCLDVLRALSKEPGVLDALFAELGDGHGDARLAAHIGNLKAAFHDTADIQYRARQLTEDVAVGLQAKLLLEAGNATVSDAFIASRLGHGGRVYGTLPRGVDVEALMARSTPHLV, from the coding sequence ATGAACCTGCACCAGTTCGCCGAGACCCATGACGTGCTCAACCAGGTGCCGTCCCTGGACGGCGCCAACCTCTACCGCGTCGACCTGCCCCTGCAGGAATGGACCCGCCGCTACGACGGCGGCTGGGCCGAGGCGCAGCTCGACCACTACGGTGCTGCGGCCGGCGGCGCGTTGATGGCGGCGGGTTTCCTCGCCAACGAGAACAAGCCGGTATTCAAGAGCCATGACCGCTACGGCAACCGCATCGACCTGGTGGAGTTCCACCCCGCCTACCACGAGCTGATGGCCTCGGCCATCGCCGCCGGCATCCCCTCGCTGCCCTGGACCGACCCGCGTCCCGGCGCCCAGGTGGCGCGCGCGGCCCTCAACTACCTGCACAACCAGCCCGAGGCCGGCAACGCCTGCCCGCTGACCATGACCTACGCCAGCGTCCCGGCCCTCAAGCTGCAGCCGGATATCGCCGAAAAGTGGCTGCCGAAGATCCTCTCCACCCAGTACGACCCGCGCAACCTGCCCATGGAGCAGAAGAGCGGCGTCACCATCGGCATGGCCATGACCGAGAAGCAGGGTGGCACCGACGTACGCGCCAACACCACCCGCGCCCACCCCGTCGGCATCCCCGGCCCGGGCCAGGCCTACGAGCTGGTCGGCCACAAGTGGTTCTGCTCGGCGCCCATGTGCGACGCCTTCCTCGCCCTGGCCTACACCGACAAGGGCCTGTCCTGCTTCCTGCTGCCGCGCCACCGCCCGGACGGCACCCGCAACCAGTTCTACATCCAGCGCTTGAAGAACAAGCTGGGCAACTGGGCCAACGCCTCCAGCGAGGTGGAATACCGTGGCGCCCTGGCCTGGATGATCGGCGAGGAAGGGCGCGGCGTGCCCACCATCATCGAAATGGTCTCCCTGACCCGCTTCGACTGCATGATCGGTTCCAGCTCGCTGATGCGTCAGGCGCTGACCCAGGCCGCGCACCACTGCGCCCACCGCAAGGTCGGCGGGCGCGTGCTGGCCGACCAGCCGCTGATGCAGAACGTACTGGCCGACCTGGCCCTGGAAAGCGAAGCCGCGCTGGCCCTGACCATGCGCATGGGCCGCGCCCTGGATCACGCCCACGACGAGCAGGAAGACAAGTTCGCCCGCCTGGTCACAGCCGTGGGCAAGTACTGGATCTGCAAGCGCGCCCCCGCGATGATCAACGAGGCCCAGGAATGCATGGGCGGCGCCGGCTACGTCGAGGAAACCATCCTCCCGCGCCTCTACCGCGAAGCGCCGGTCAACTCCATCTGGGAAGGCTCCGGCAACGTCCAGTGCCTGGACGTGCTGCGCGCCCTGTCCAAGGAGCCCGGCGTGCTCGACGCTCTGTTCGCCGAACTGGGAGACGGCCACGGCGACGCCCGCCTGGCCGCCCACATCGGCAACCTCAAGGCTGCCTTCCATGACACCGCCGACATCCAGTACCGCGCCCGCCAGCTCACCGAAGACGTCGCCGTGGGGCTGCAGGCCAAGCTGCTGCTGGAAGCCGGCAACGCCACCGTCTCCGACGCCTTCATCGCCAGCCGCCTCGGCCACGGCGGCCGCGTCTACGGCACCCTGCCGCGCGGCGTGGATGTCGAAGCGCTGATGGCGCGCAGCACGCCGCATCTGGTGTAA
- a CDS encoding TetR/AcrR family transcriptional regulator: protein MSYRVTATRIDRDQELRRRILDCALARVAEGGFAALTMQALAEDAGVATGSLYRHFRNKGELAAEVFARASQVEVDTLAQLLRGPGTPTWRLAEGLNQFAARAWSSRRLAFALIAEPVDQEVDEQRLLYRESYAELFIELLEEGRASGEFDLLSTPLTAACLVGAIAEALVGPLSPPARAAREPGQSQADLELVSRNLVFFCLRAVGAAIPA from the coding sequence ATGTCCTACCGAGTCACCGCCACCCGAATCGACCGTGACCAGGAACTGCGCCGGCGTATTCTCGATTGCGCGCTGGCCCGCGTGGCCGAGGGCGGTTTCGCCGCACTCACCATGCAGGCCCTGGCCGAGGACGCCGGCGTCGCCACCGGCAGCCTGTACCGGCACTTCCGCAACAAGGGTGAGCTCGCGGCCGAAGTCTTCGCCCGTGCCAGCCAGGTGGAAGTGGACACCCTGGCCCAGTTGCTGCGCGGCCCAGGCACCCCCACCTGGCGCCTGGCCGAAGGCCTGAACCAGTTCGCCGCCCGCGCCTGGAGCAGCCGCCGGCTGGCCTTCGCCTTGATCGCCGAGCCGGTGGACCAGGAAGTGGACGAGCAGCGCCTGCTCTATCGTGAGTCCTACGCCGAGCTGTTCATCGAGTTGCTGGAGGAAGGGCGCGCCAGCGGCGAATTCGACCTCCTCTCCACGCCCCTCACCGCTGCCTGCCTGGTGGGGGCCATCGCCGAAGCCCTGGTCGGCCCCTTGTCGCCGCCCGCCCGCGCCGCCCGTGAGCCCGGGCAATCCCAGGCCGACCTCGAACTGGTCAGCCGCAACCTCGTTTTCTTCTGCCTGCGCGCCGTTGGCGCCGCCATCCCTGCCTAG